A genomic region of Caulobacter vibrioides contains the following coding sequences:
- a CDS encoding DUF6481 family protein translates to MSHLKNTGFADRISAQQEAKKAMLAKFKAKPTVQDPDFDKREEQRAAELEVVRAARAEAKEKARLEALARQEEQMAVKRAERKERKALEAAEMRVRKEEKAKERDELRALGKTTNSKASRAHQWASLLG, encoded by the coding sequence ATGTCGCACCTGAAGAACACCGGATTCGCCGATCGTATCTCTGCCCAGCAGGAAGCCAAGAAGGCCATGTTGGCCAAGTTCAAGGCCAAGCCGACGGTCCAGGATCCCGATTTCGACAAGCGCGAAGAGCAACGCGCCGCCGAACTCGAGGTCGTCCGCGCCGCCCGCGCAGAAGCCAAGGAAAAGGCCCGTCTCGAAGCCCTGGCCCGCCAGGAAGAGCAGATGGCCGTCAAGCGCGCCGAGCGTAAGGAGCGCAAGGCGCTCGAAGCCGCTGAAATGCGCGTCCGCAAGGAAGAAAAGGCCAAGGAGCGCGACGAGCTGCGCGCCCTGGGCAAGACGACCAACAGCAAGGCCTCCCGCGCCCACCAGTGGGCCAGCCTGCTG
- the phnE gene encoding phosphonate ABC transporter, permease protein PhnE — MMSQAAKIEGAIPPPPKRSTSALAFDTLLWGGVILLLIISFQPAEIDKFPQLFTDTEKTQGFAQLFFKPFTDPALFMSMDWSLFIGKMWQTIQMALWGTALAIIVAIPLGLLGARNIAPVWVQQPVRRVLDLIRSIPDLVVALIFITAVGLGPFAGVMSIMFNTGGVLAKLFAEAVESIDKGPVEGVRATGAVKLQEIVWGVIPQVAPLWTSYALYRFESSSRAATVLGIIGAGGIGQILYDSINAFQFDQTGCIVLVIVVAVSMIDLLSQVIRTRLL, encoded by the coding sequence TTGATGAGCCAAGCCGCCAAGATTGAAGGGGCGATTCCGCCGCCGCCCAAGCGGTCGACCTCGGCCCTGGCCTTCGACACCCTGCTGTGGGGCGGGGTGATCCTGCTGCTGATCATCAGCTTCCAGCCGGCCGAGATCGACAAGTTCCCGCAGCTGTTCACCGACACCGAGAAGACGCAGGGCTTCGCCCAGCTGTTCTTCAAGCCGTTCACGGACCCGGCGCTGTTCATGTCGATGGATTGGAGCCTGTTCATCGGCAAGATGTGGCAGACCATCCAGATGGCGCTGTGGGGCACGGCCCTGGCGATTATCGTCGCGATCCCGCTGGGCCTTCTGGGCGCGCGCAACATCGCGCCCGTCTGGGTGCAGCAGCCAGTGCGCCGCGTGCTGGACCTGATCCGCTCGATCCCAGACCTCGTGGTGGCCCTGATCTTCATCACCGCCGTGGGCCTTGGCCCGTTCGCGGGCGTGATGTCGATCATGTTCAACACCGGCGGCGTTCTGGCCAAGCTGTTCGCCGAAGCCGTCGAGTCGATCGACAAGGGGCCCGTCGAGGGCGTGCGCGCCACCGGCGCGGTCAAGCTGCAGGAGATCGTCTGGGGCGTGATCCCGCAGGTGGCCCCGCTGTGGACCAGCTACGCCCTCTACCGCTTCGAGTCGTCGAGCCGCGCCGCCACGGTGCTGGGCATCATCGGCGCGGGCGGCATCGGTCAGATCCTCTACGACTCGATCAACGCGTTCCAGTTCGACCAGACCGGCTGCATCGTGCTGGTCATCGTGGTGGCCGTCTCGATGATCGACCTGCTGTCGCAGGTTATCCGGACTCGCCTGCTCTGA
- a CDS encoding F0F1 ATP synthase subunit C, translating to MDAAAAKYIGAGLAMLGMIGAGVGLGVMFGNYFQGALRNPTAAAQERPMLFLGMALTEALGIFALVIAFLILFS from the coding sequence ATGGACGCTGCTGCTGCTAAGTACATCGGCGCTGGTCTGGCGATGCTCGGCATGATCGGCGCGGGCGTTGGCCTGGGCGTGATGTTCGGCAACTACTTCCAAGGCGCTCTGCGTAACCCGACCGCCGCCGCTCAAGAGCGCCCGATGCTGTTCCTGGGCATGGCTCTGACGGAAGCCCTGGGCATCTTCGCCCTGGTTATCGCCTTCCTGATCCTGTTCTCGTAA
- a CDS encoding hemolysin family protein, which produces MILVSLVVVFFLVLLNGVFSMSELAVVSARKARLQGFAERGDRGAKLALDMAEHPTRFLSAVQVGITLIGIFAGAYGQATIAAALDAWLEASVPALAKYSEAIATTLVVIGLTYVSVILGELVPKRLALIFPDAIARRMAPFLAIVATVLRPFVTLLTVSTAAVLRLMGVRDERNTSVTSEEVEAVLAEGADAGLIEPEERSMIQEVLRLGDRPVRVAMTPRRDLFWVSLADDTETVLKEIRASAHSRIVVATEGDLDGDVGVLLKKDLLDACLSGEPLDLKAHVQQPLAIPETMSLLKALQLFKSTSLHMALVVDEFGSLQGAITPLDLLEMIAGDFPEDHDDDEKRIIRREDGGWLIDARLDIQELNDHLGENFEAEGGYHTVAGLILDRLGRLPTEGEHVTIGGFDLEIVDMDGSRIDKVILKPTKRKKDGQEG; this is translated from the coding sequence ATGATCCTCGTCTCGCTCGTTGTCGTCTTCTTCCTCGTTCTGCTGAACGGGGTCTTTTCCATGTCCGAACTGGCCGTTGTCTCGGCTCGGAAGGCGCGTCTGCAAGGCTTCGCCGAGCGCGGCGACCGGGGGGCGAAGCTGGCCCTCGACATGGCCGAGCATCCGACGCGGTTCCTGTCGGCCGTGCAGGTGGGCATCACGCTGATCGGCATCTTCGCCGGCGCCTACGGTCAGGCCACCATCGCCGCCGCCCTGGACGCTTGGCTGGAGGCTAGCGTCCCTGCCCTGGCCAAGTACTCAGAGGCCATCGCAACGACCCTCGTCGTCATCGGCCTGACCTATGTCTCGGTGATCCTGGGCGAGCTGGTGCCCAAGCGCCTGGCGCTGATCTTCCCCGACGCCATCGCCCGCCGCATGGCGCCGTTCCTGGCCATCGTGGCCACGGTGCTGCGGCCCTTCGTGACCCTGCTTACCGTCTCGACCGCCGCCGTGCTGCGCCTGATGGGCGTGCGTGACGAGCGCAACACCAGCGTCACCTCCGAAGAGGTCGAGGCGGTGCTGGCCGAGGGCGCCGACGCCGGTCTGATCGAGCCCGAGGAGCGCTCGATGATCCAGGAGGTGCTGCGCCTGGGCGATCGTCCCGTGCGCGTGGCCATGACCCCGCGCCGCGACCTCTTCTGGGTGTCGCTGGCCGACGATACCGAGACCGTGCTCAAGGAGATCCGCGCCAGCGCCCACTCGCGCATCGTGGTCGCCACCGAGGGTGACCTCGACGGCGACGTCGGCGTGCTGCTGAAGAAGGACCTGCTGGACGCCTGTCTCTCGGGCGAACCGCTGGACCTGAAGGCCCACGTCCAGCAGCCGCTGGCCATCCCCGAGACCATGTCGCTGCTCAAGGCACTGCAGCTCTTCAAGTCGACCAGCCTACACATGGCCCTCGTCGTCGACGAGTTCGGCTCGCTGCAGGGCGCGATCACGCCGCTGGACCTGCTGGAAATGATCGCCGGCGACTTCCCGGAAGATCACGACGACGACGAAAAGCGCATCATCCGCCGCGAGGACGGCGGCTGGCTGATCGACGCGCGCCTCGATATCCAGGAGCTGAACGACCACCTCGGCGAAAACTTCGAGGCCGAGGGTGGCTATCACACCGTGGCCGGCCTGATCCTCGACCGCCTGGGCCGCCTGCCCACCGAGGGCGAGCATGTCACGATCGGCGGCTTTGATCTGGAGATCGTCGACATGGACGGCTCGCGGATCGACAAGGTCATCCTCAAGCCCACCAAGCGCAAGAAGGACGGCCAGGAGGGGTAG
- a CDS encoding F0F1 ATP synthase subunit A produces the protein MADPMHQFQIQKIVELPTVTVPGLGAIDLSITNSVAAMMSAALLIIGFYALSAKKAVVPGRLQSVGEMLYGLVDGLAESIIGHDGKKFLPFIFTLFAFVLFMNVQGMFLVFTATSQLAVTLTLGLMVILTVVAVGFAKNGVKFFKLFAPSGVPWPLYFLLVPIEILSFLIRPITLGLRLFGNMLGGHVVLKIFAGFVVALGGLGVLGWAGAALALTSVVALTALEFMVAFLQAFVFAVLACVYINDVVHLDSH, from the coding sequence ATGGCCGATCCGATGCACCAGTTCCAGATCCAGAAGATCGTGGAACTGCCCACCGTGACCGTTCCTGGCCTCGGCGCCATCGACCTGTCGATCACGAACTCCGTGGCCGCCATGATGTCGGCCGCCCTGCTGATCATCGGCTTCTACGCCCTGTCGGCGAAGAAGGCCGTGGTCCCGGGTCGTCTGCAGTCGGTCGGCGAGATGCTCTATGGGCTGGTCGACGGCTTGGCCGAGTCGATCATCGGTCACGACGGCAAGAAGTTCCTGCCTTTCATCTTCACGCTGTTCGCGTTCGTGCTGTTCATGAACGTGCAGGGCATGTTCCTGGTCTTCACCGCCACCTCGCAGTTGGCCGTGACCCTGACGCTCGGCCTGATGGTCATCCTGACCGTGGTCGCCGTCGGCTTCGCCAAGAACGGCGTCAAGTTCTTCAAGCTGTTCGCCCCGTCGGGCGTGCCGTGGCCGCTGTACTTCCTGCTGGTGCCGATCGAGATCCTGTCGTTCCTGATCCGCCCGATCACGCTTGGCCTTCGTCTGTTCGGCAACATGCTGGGCGGTCACGTGGTGCTGAAGATCTTCGCCGGTTTCGTGGTCGCCCTGGGCGGTCTCGGCGTTCTGGGCTGGGCCGGTGCGGCCCTGGCCCTGACCTCGGTCGTCGCCCTGACGGCCCTCGAGTTCATGGTGGCCTTCCTGCAGGCCTTCGTGTTCGCGGTGCTTGCCTGCGTCTACATCAACGACGTCGTGCACCTCGACAGCCACTGA
- a CDS encoding AtpZ/AtpI family protein — MPKADEPNDKAIESLDARLAAFEAKKAAEKPSKATSEKATQDGYRLLADLIGGVLVGVGFGWLLDHYAHTTPWGMVGGLLIGLGLAIFSIVRKAMKLSAQASAPSPQGNADEDTGGGSTAPKQKRD; from the coding sequence ATGCCCAAGGCCGACGAACCGAACGACAAGGCTATCGAAAGCCTGGACGCTCGGCTCGCCGCATTTGAGGCGAAGAAGGCGGCGGAAAAGCCGTCAAAGGCGACGTCCGAAAAGGCCACGCAGGACGGTTACCGTCTGCTGGCGGACTTGATCGGGGGCGTACTGGTGGGGGTCGGCTTCGGCTGGCTGCTCGACCACTATGCCCACACGACGCCCTGGGGCATGGTCGGCGGTCTGCTGATCGGTCTGGGGCTCGCTATTTTCTCCATCGTCCGCAAGGCGATGAAACTGAGCGCGCAGGCGTCGGCGCCGTCCCCACAAGGGAATGCCGACGAAGACACGGGAGGCGGGTCAACCGCCCCCAAGCAGAAGAGAGACTAG
- a CDS encoding F0F1 ATP synthase subunit B, whose product MEHQSLFSFSNPEFWVLGALVIFFGLLIFLKVLPGALFGALDGYAAKIKAELDEAQQLREEAQGLLAEVKAQREDAERQAASMLEAAKADAKRMAEEAKEKLEEQIKRRAEMAERKIAQAEAQAAADVKAAAVDLAAQAAETVLAARLAGAKADGLVDAAISQMGAKLQ is encoded by the coding sequence ATGGAACACCAATCCCTGTTCAGCTTCAGCAACCCGGAGTTCTGGGTTCTGGGCGCCCTGGTGATCTTCTTCGGCCTGCTGATCTTCCTGAAGGTCCTGCCCGGCGCGTTGTTTGGCGCTCTGGACGGCTACGCCGCCAAGATCAAGGCCGAGCTCGACGAAGCCCAGCAACTGCGTGAGGAGGCTCAAGGCCTGCTCGCGGAGGTGAAGGCCCAGCGCGAGGACGCCGAGCGTCAGGCCGCCAGCATGCTGGAAGCCGCCAAGGCCGACGCCAAGCGTATGGCCGAGGAAGCCAAGGAAAAGCTGGAAGAGCAGATCAAGCGCCGCGCCGAGATGGCCGAACGCAAGATCGCCCAGGCCGAGGCGCAAGCCGCCGCCGACGTGAAGGCCGCCGCGGTGGATCTCGCCGCCCAAGCCGCTGAAACCGTCCTGGCCGCCCGTCTCGCGGGCGCCAAGGCCGACGGCCTGGTGGACGCCGCGATCAGCCAGATGGGGGCCAAGCTGCAATAG